One window of Maridesulfovibrio ferrireducens genomic DNA carries:
- a CDS encoding DUF6682 family protein → MIAGEAVSDIRIALHDPDGVRFSDDVLLLHLTRAQRQVVMIRPDANSYVECVKLTAQSTKQEVPDQGRFIGLVRNVKADGSPGTAITSVERSSLDDSNLLWHMEPPSEVIDNYAFEEKVPTVYWVTPPPAEEVRVELEYSRRPGALIHVEQEMALSDIFLGPIVNYVLYLCLAVNSTSATNWQKGMDNLRQMYVSLGEEAKARLFMSPNVNKQGGGNG, encoded by the coding sequence ATGATTGCCGGTGAAGCTGTAAGCGATATTCGCATAGCTCTGCACGATCCTGACGGTGTGCGTTTCAGTGATGATGTTCTGTTGCTGCATCTCACTCGCGCACAGCGTCAGGTCGTAATGATCCGGCCTGATGCCAACTCTTATGTCGAGTGCGTAAAGCTGACCGCTCAATCCACCAAGCAGGAAGTTCCTGACCAAGGCCGTTTTATCGGTCTGGTCAGGAACGTAAAAGCGGACGGCTCTCCGGGAACAGCAATTACATCTGTTGAGCGTTCTTCGCTGGATGATTCAAATCTGCTCTGGCACATGGAACCGCCTTCCGAGGTTATTGACAACTACGCTTTTGAAGAAAAAGTTCCGACTGTTTATTGGGTAACGCCGCCACCGGCTGAAGAAGTTCGGGTTGAACTCGAATATTCACGCAGGCCCGGCGCGCTTATCCATGTTGAACAGGAAATGGCGTTGTCGGATATCTTCCTTGGGCCCATCGTAAATTATGTTCTCTATCTGTGTCTGGCAGTTAACAGCACTTCGGCCACTAACTGGCAGAAGGGTATGGATAACCTTCGTCAAATGTACGTTTCACTAGGTGAAGAAGCCAAGGCGCGTCTGTTCATGAGTCCAAACGTAAACAAGCAGGGAGGCGGCAATGGCTAA
- a CDS encoding N4-gp56 family major capsid protein, which produces MGLTKFGDIGPRTAGFSVPGFLKRAAHFNIFGMFGQSLKMPKNKGQVVKWRRYNALAPATVPIVEGVTPAGKKLSKTDVTASLKQYGDYIELTDVIEDTHEDPVLSESMEILGEQAGVTLDMVLEGILRAGTNVIYSGGTSRATVTKPITKGMQRLATRALKKQRAGKVTKVLSSTVHYGTKPVAASYIAITHSDCESDIRDLPGFVPVEEYGQLSPYENEIGKVEDTRYVVSTSIEPIVDGGGAKGASGAEMLSESGTNADVYPIYIIGANAYGDVALKGKESIVPKVVNPSTPSKSDKLGQRGHVGWITYYSGAILNDAWMVRLEVAVTETPSDS; this is translated from the coding sequence ATGGGTTTAACTAAATTTGGAGATATCGGCCCCAGAACCGCTGGTTTTTCAGTACCGGGTTTTTTGAAAAGGGCCGCACATTTCAATATTTTCGGAATGTTTGGTCAGTCTTTGAAAATGCCCAAGAATAAAGGGCAGGTCGTAAAGTGGCGCAGGTATAATGCGCTTGCTCCTGCAACTGTTCCTATTGTCGAAGGTGTTACACCTGCGGGAAAAAAACTGTCCAAGACAGACGTTACCGCTTCTTTGAAACAGTACGGTGATTACATCGAACTGACTGATGTAATCGAAGATACTCACGAAGATCCTGTTCTCAGCGAGTCCATGGAGATTCTTGGAGAACAGGCAGGAGTGACACTCGATATGGTTCTGGAAGGAATTCTCAGAGCTGGAACCAATGTCATTTATTCAGGTGGAACTTCCCGCGCTACAGTAACCAAACCCATAACTAAAGGTATGCAGCGTCTGGCTACTCGCGCACTTAAAAAGCAGAGAGCCGGAAAGGTCACCAAGGTTCTCAGTTCCACCGTCCATTATGGAACTAAGCCTGTTGCCGCTTCATATATTGCAATCACTCATTCTGATTGTGAATCTGATATTCGGGATTTGCCGGGATTTGTCCCTGTCGAAGAATACGGCCAGCTCTCTCCTTATGAAAACGAAATCGGCAAGGTGGAAGATACCCGATATGTGGTTTCCACTTCCATTGAACCGATTGTGGATGGTGGCGGCGCAAAGGGAGCTTCTGGAGCCGAGATGCTTTCAGAATCCGGCACAAATGCTGATGTTTATCCCATCTATATTATCGGGGCCAATGCCTACGGTGATGTTGCTCTAAAGGGTAAAGAATCCATTGTTCCAAAAGTCGTTAACCCAAGTACTCCAAGTAAAAGCGATAAGCTTGGTCAGCGCGGTCATGTAGGTTGGATTACCTATTACTCCGGCGCAATTTTGAATGATGCTTGGATGGTTCGCCTTGAAGTGGCTGTAACCGAAACACCGTCAGACAGTTAA
- the gp10 gene encoding capsid staple protein, with protein MKLVDLRRKPEKEKPDSKLAVGPEGDDFPWGLRLHLDDKTISKLGLKVTDIKAGSTLKLQAEVYVCGVNAQPDGKGKGLELQLVKMGIESDGSFEDGFKEASENDDG; from the coding sequence ATGAAGCTGGTGGATTTGCGGCGTAAGCCGGAGAAAGAAAAACCGGATTCGAAATTGGCAGTAGGGCCGGAAGGAGATGATTTCCCGTGGGGGCTTCGTCTTCATTTGGACGACAAAACTATTTCAAAGTTGGGTTTGAAGGTCACTGACATCAAGGCTGGATCGACTCTTAAACTTCAAGCCGAAGTTTATGTGTGCGGGGTTAATGCTCAGCCGGACGGCAAAGGTAAGGGGCTTGAATTGCAGCTTGTGAAGATGGGTATCGAATCTGACGGAAGTTTCGAGGACGGTTTTAAAGAGGCTTCGGAGAATGATGATGGATAG
- a CDS encoding DUF5675 family protein encodes MKKLPPLDAFILRQPSTDQGTLGVLTIPEVNFKCFTIELPWLDNANGISCVPIGIYKLILRWSDHWKSYVYQFVRVPGRTAVQAHWGNVAGDKSKNFKSHSKGCVLLGSMVCQIWGQLAVGNSKNTFRKFLAATYGRDLLLEIREA; translated from the coding sequence ATGAAAAAACTGCCGCCTCTTGATGCTTTTATCCTGCGCCAGCCTAGCACCGATCAAGGAACTCTTGGCGTTCTCACTATTCCGGAAGTCAATTTCAAATGTTTCACCATCGAGTTGCCCTGGCTTGATAATGCAAACGGCATTTCCTGCGTTCCAATCGGAATTTATAAACTCATTCTTCGTTGGTCCGATCACTGGAAAAGCTATGTTTACCAGTTTGTTCGTGTTCCTGGTCGAACTGCTGTGCAGGCTCACTGGGGTAATGTTGCCGGTGATAAATCTAAGAATTTTAAATCTCATTCTAAAGGCTGCGTTCTTCTGGGGTCGATGGTCTGCCAGATTTGGGGCCAACTCGCTGTCGGTAATTCCAAAAACACTTTTCGCAAATTTCTGGCCGCTACCTATGGCCGGGATCTGTTGCTCGAAATTCGGGAGGCATAG